One genomic window of Monodelphis domestica isolate mMonDom1 chromosome 1, mMonDom1.pri, whole genome shotgun sequence includes the following:
- the MAP1A gene encoding microtubule-associated protein 1A isoform X1, which yields METEAGPGRPAGVAMETTPGLGFCSPGARLVQSPGEVPREAGVAAACWDPQKHSLLIVIGDIGTESQLRAVRVHLEQGILSWNIDLSACNLNQQLRLFITRHLAHFSSEVKGQRTLCHQSETLETVILVNPNAGSISSEVYSLLSSPSAHKLLILSGQSSEPGGDLILQSGTYSYQNFVQVLHNPEVAQLLSNRDPSVQASLTVSCLGEGDWSRLGQYSSQETLHLRLNPEPTLPTMDGVAEFAEYVSETVDVPSPFDLLEPPTSGGFLKLSKPCCYIFPGGRGDSALFAVNGFNILVDGGSDRKSCFWKLVRHLDRIDSVLLTHIGADNLPGINGLLQRKVAEQEEEQSQGSSSYSDWVKNLISPELGVVFFNVPDKLRLPDAARKAKRSIEEACLTLQHLNRLGIQAEPLYRVVSNTIEPLTLFHKMGVGRLDMYVLNPVKDSKEMQFLMQKWAGNSKAKTGIVLANGKEGEISVPYLTSITALVVWLPASPTEKIVRVLFPGNAPQNKILEGLEKLRHLDFLRYPVATQKDLASGSVPANLKPSKIKQRADSRESLKASAKPAVGKLAKREEVPEEGAKEARSELAKELAKSEKRVKEPPEKPPEKATKTERVRTESSEALKAEKRKLIKDKTGKKHLKEKVSKLEEKKDKEKKEIKKERKEIKKEEGKREEKKDAKKEDKKKDAKPEPKKFSKPDLKPFTPEVRKTLYKAKVPGRVKVEKSRAVREKEVSPPAQKEVTPPPVVTAPRELVLSSPEDLTRDFEEMKREEKVLLEQKDADLEVSTPPAETREEEPPCMTGPGVLPPGPGQDQDDTVKEEKEVVPEIPEGSTCQIRSPGSGAKKEEGENVGEVQEGKQRETERLLEGTEAPEDSEPEMKEDVIEKAELEEMEEVPPSDGEEEEEEETKAEGFYQKHHVQESLKVTSQGREALGSREPQVKAPEKETSSFLSSLATPAGATEHVSYIQDETIPGYSETEQTISDEEIHDEPEERPVPPRFPPGTYDLPGPDAPCSFDTSQPIDSSVPPAPAKGYGAPETELLTYPPNMVAAPLAEEEHVSSATSITECDKLSSFATSVAEDQSVASLTAPQTEETGKSSLLLDTVTSIPSSRTEATQGLDYVPSAGTISPTSSLEEDKGFKSPPCEDFPVPSETERKGEVSGRGLPGGGAAEEEGGEGDESPNVELPEKLQDHYGSPLFDTPGPTLHSGEPILGETEERCFSPDDSTVKMASPPPSGPPSAAHTPFHQSPVEDKSEPQDFDEAVSWGEAGRTPGVGKEDSSKEKLKSEIVEREVEKEEHTPGVKSPPTQEIAMGSILVMPEQGKAPESPTLIPGAETLPRGLGASLQEAASLQTIEPLQVSRRSPSLEDTEPLSIQKAVSPDTASKGPPSQSPHSLAEHDLPKAAWPEVSPEDTKSLSLSEESPSKETSLDISSKQLSPDSLGTLQFGDLSQEKEERVLPGEHATHHLAPESNLATGPPLTETSLTHTAQTHSVDDSPIQETSASHFSHTESVSLRDSSETSLRDLKLSPGKTPTLGQDNLILDSSLTKGSKLFQSPTVEDMAPQWEDEALEQDKKALEQKRKSPEPKDEAGELYETFEEKGKALEKDKGLEEKGKYLEEKDGALLEKGRDLEKGKSSVEDKVLEKSRAMEEDKAQEKDRTLEETLKEKDKVQEGEDKALEVLEQKIPIWEDKALKQEDKSSDKVLEQVKMLEENQILGKKDKALEQKDKISEDKTPEKCKTSILEDKSQEQEEKSWRERDNASGEWHGPAPAREAPVGEQKETTPQWEDTAHERDRYWREPEDRVMEEETYWRELSCERKVWFPHELDRAPGQGARPRYSEERESTFLDEGPDDDQEVLPLDHTTRSPWIPDYKNFQESSPQGELEMERWLSESPTGLPSKEDRVTRSPFEIISPPASPPELAGQMGCSVLDHVAAPSVPGQETPTLEPKPMPTTQKEPTTPSWLAEIPPWVPKERPLPPAPHSPAPVPPTPAPEPLPSAPFSWSMAEYDSVVAAVQEGAAELEGGPYSPLGKDYRKAEGEGESGRETGSSDRGPQSSEVSEARECPTAKEPEQTEPEQREPTPYPEERSFQYADIYEQVLLSGFSSACPTREPPLGAVGDWPSRISAKEEAAGRHTSTEKELSSPASPKDRSTDIAFHYATFPGQGALRQELEQEQGPEPSPIPPAVPPRAAAPSKALTPPLDGNILSCRPEEVTLSAKELSRGQAERWNEHASDSELEKGAREPSEKEGWPLSSPSPISAESSVSKAGSEAPPSTSTGSPPAPARPSLDFPASAFGFSSLQPTAPQLPSPAEPRSAPCGSLAFSGDRALALTPGPPTRARHDEYLEVTKAPSLDSSLPQLPSPTSPGAPLLSNLPRPASPALSEGSSSEATTPVITSVAEGFPLSLASEEMETEAEPGGRSLWDLTALSPAPPATLSPAPAPAPTLSGDMDDGTLPCRLECSGAVTKALGSCSTPSRDCAANGPTEASPSPPGLPLAKEVEEKAELRPDWECGAWPEGAEKCTRPATLLSPERPLCPGGSTRSRPSSASPEPESGPQGCAAESWPCSGELSPSFLNPSLPRSVDDSDLSTEEARLVGRGGRRRVGGPGGIGGPGPVADETPPTSASDSGSSQSDSDVPPETEECPSITAEAALDSDEDGDFLPVDKAGGVSGAHHPRPAHDPPPVPQPDPHPPPPRPDVCMADPEGLSTETGRAERLREKEKEKGRSGRRALGKAKPASPARRLDLRGKRSPTPGKGPTERTSRVPPRSRTTAGQAALSEDKDGHSILTKGMVNGLKTGSTAMSQKGGSGPPVYVDLAYIPNHCSGKTADLDFFRRVRAAYYVVSGNDPANGEPSRAVLDALLEGKAQWGENLQVTLIPTHDTEVTREWYQQTHEQQQQLNVLVLASSSTVVMQDESFPACKIEF from the exons GCCAAAGGACCCTCTGTCATCAAAGTGAGACCCTGGAAACAGTCATCCTGGTGAACCCCAATGCAGGGAGCATCAGCTCTGAG GTTTACTCCCTCCTTAGCAGCCCATCAGCTCACAAGCTGCTGATCCTGAGTGGACAGAGTTCAGAGCCTGGTGGGGACCTCATCCTACAGAGTGGCACCTACTCCTACCAAAATTTTGTCCAGGTCCTTCACAATCCTGAA GTTGCACAACTGCTCAGCAACAGAGACCCCAGTGTTCAGGCCTCCCTCACTGTGTCGTGCTTGGGTGAGGGTGACTGGAGCCGTCTGGGCCAATACAGCTCCCAGGAAACCTTGCACCTTCGGCTAAACCCAGAACCCACATTGCCCACCATGGATGGTGTGGCTGAGTTTGCAGAATATGTCTCTGAGACTGTGGATGTGCCATCTCCCTTTGACCTGCTGGAGCCCCCCACTTCTGGAGGTTTCCTCAAGCTCTCCAAGCCCTGCTGCTATATATTCCCTGGTGGCCGAGGGGATTCTGCGCTTTTTGCCGTCAATGGTTTCAACATCCTGGTGGATGGCGGCTCTGACCGGAAGTCCTGCTTCTGGAAGCTGGTGAGGCACCTGGATCGCATTGACTCGGTCCTGCTCACTCACATAGGTGCAGATAACCTGCCGGGCATTAATGGGCTGCTGCAGCGCAAGGTGGCGGAGCAGGAGGAGGAACAGTCCCAAGGCTCCAGCAGCTACAGTGACTGGGTCAAGAATCTTATCTCCCCTGAGCTTGGGGTGGTCTTCTTCAATGTCCCTGACAAGCTGCGCTTACCTGATGCTGCCCGAAAAGCCAAGCGGAGCATTGAGGAAGCCTGTCTAACCCTGCAGCACCTGAATCGTTTGGGCATTCAGGCAGAGCCACTGTACCGGGTGGTCAGCAACACTATCGAGCCACTGaccctcttccataaaatgggtGTGGGCCGGCTGGATATGTACGTCCTCAACCCTGTCAAGGACAGCAAGGAAATGCAATTCCTTATGCAGAAGTGGGCTGGCAATAGCAAAGCCAAGACAGGTATCGTGCTGGCCAACGGGAAAGAGGGCGAGATTTCAGTGCCCTACCTCACTTCTATCACTGCCCTAGTGGTCTGGTTACCAGCCAGTCCCACTGAGAAGATTGTACGGGTGCTTTTCCCTGGGAATGCCCCCCAGAACAAGATCCTAGAAGGGCTAGAGAAGCTTCGTCACTTGGATTTCCTCCGCTATCCCGTGGCCACACAGAAAGACCTGGCCTCTGGGTCTGTACCAGCCAACCTGAAACCCAGTAAGATCAAACAGCGGGCAGACAGCAGAGAGAGCCTTAAAGCATCTGCCAAGCCTGCTGTGGGTAAGCTGGCCAAACGGGAGGAGGTGCCTGAAGAAGGGGCAAAAGAGGCTCGATCAGAACTGGCCAAGGAGCTGGCGAAGAGTGAAAAGAGGGTAAAGGAACCCCCAGAGAAACCTCCAGAGAAGGCAACCAAGACTGAGAGGGTACGGACTGAGTCCAGTGAAGCCCTGAAGGCTGAAAAGAGGAAGCTGATCAAAGATAAGACTGGGAAGAAGCACCTAAAGGAAAAGGTGTCAAAACTGGAGGAGAAAAAGgacaaggagaagaaggagatcaagaaggagaggaaagaaatcaagaaggaggagggaaagagggaggagaaaaaggatgCTAAGAAAGAGGACAAGAAAAAAGATGCTAAACCAGAACCCAAGAAATTTTCTAAGCCAGACCTGAAACCCTTTACTCCTGAGGTACGAAAGACACTATACAAAGCCAAGGTCCCAGGTAGAGTCAAGGTAGAAAAGAGCCGGGCAGTCCGTGAGAAGGAGGTGTCCCCTCCAGCCCAGAAGGAGGTGACACCACCCCCAGTAGTCACTGCACCAAGAGAGCTGGTCCTATCCTCACCAGAAGACCTTACCCGGGACTTTGAAGAGATGAAGCGTGAAGAGAAAGTTTTGCTCGAACAAAAGGATGCAGACCTGGAGGTGAGTACACCCCCTGCTGAAACTCGGGAAGAAGAGCCCCCCTGTATGACTGGCCCAGGGGTTTTGCCTCCTGGCCCAGGCCAGGATCAAGATGACACcgtgaaggaagagaaagaggttgTCCCAGAAATCCCTGAAGGATCCACATGCCAGATCAGGAGTCCTGGTTCTGGAGCCAAAAAAGAGGAGGGTGAAAATGTTGGGGAGGTCCAGGAGGGAAAGCAAAGGGAAACTGAGAGGTTGCTAGAAGGAACAGAGGCCCCAGAGGATAGTGAACCAGAGATGAAGGAAGATGTGATTGAAAAAGCTGAactagaagaaatggaagaagtaCCTCCATcagatggagaggaggaagaagaggaggagacaaAAGCAGAGGGTTTCTACCAAAAGCACCATGTGCAGGAATCACTGAAGGTCACCTCACAGGGCAGGGAAGCCCTTGGGAGCCGAGAACCACAGGTGAAGGCCCCTGAGAAGGAGACATCATCATTCCTCAGCAGCCTAGCTACTCCTGCAGGAGCCACAGAACATGTCTCTTACATACAGGATGAAACCATCCCCGGCTACTCAGAAACAGAGCAGACCATTTCAGATGAGGAGATCCATGATGAGCCTGAGGAGCGCCCTGTCCCGCCTCGGTTTCCTCCAGGTACCTATGACCTGCCAGGGCCTGATGCTCCCTGCTCCTTTGACACGAGCCAGCCCATTGACAGTTCTGTACCTCCTGCCCCTGCTAAGGGCTATGGGGCCCCAGAGACAGAACTCCTCACTTACCCTCCCAACATGGTGGCTGCCCCCTTGGCTGAAGAAGAACATGTGTCCTCAGCCACCTCCATCACAGAGTGTGACAAGCTGTCTTCCTTTGCCACATCAGTGGCTGAAGACCAGTCAGTAGCCTCACTCACAGCTCCCCAGACTGAAGAGACAGGCAAGAGCTCCTTGCTGTTAGACACGGTCACTAGCATCCCTTCATCCCGAACTGAAGCTACTCAGGGCCTAGACTATGTGCCCTCTGCCGGTACCATCTCTCCCACCTCCTCCCTGGAGGAAGACAAGGGCTTCAAGTCTCCACCCTGTGAGGATTTCCCAGTGCCCAGTGAGactgagaggaagggagaggtcTCAGGAAGGGGCCTGCCTGGAGGAGGAGCtgcagaagaggaaggaggggagggagacgaGTCTCCCAATGTGGAGCTACCAGAGAAACTGCAGGATCATTATGGATCCCCACTCTTTGACACTCCTGGACCCACCCTCCACTCAGGGGAGCCAATTCTTGGGGAAACAGAGGAGCGCTGCTTCAGCCCTGATGACAGCACAGTCAAGATGGCATCACCACCCCCATCAGGCCCACCCAGTGCAGCTCACACACCCTTCCACCAGTCCCCAGTGGAGGATAAGTCAGAGCCTCAGGACTTTGATGAAGCAGTTTCCTGGGGAGAGGCTGGACGAACACCAGGAGTTGGCAAGGAAGACAGTTCTAAAGAAAAGCTCAAATCAGAAATAGTGgaaagagaagtagaaaaggaGGAGCACACCCCAGGTGTCAAGAGCCCTCCAACCCAAGAAATAGCCATGGGTAGTATCTTGGTGATGCCAGAACAGGGCAAAGCACCAGAGAGTCCAACCCTAATTCCTGGTGCAGAGACCCTTCCTAGAGGTCTGGGGGCTTCACTCCAAGAGGCAGCCAGCCTCCAAACGATTGAACCACTCCAGGTTTCTAGAAGAAGCCCCTCACTGGAAGATACTGAGCCCCTCTCAATACAAAAGGCAGTCTCCCCAGACACTGCCAGCAAAGGACCTCCTTCACAGTCTCCTCACAGTTTAGCAGAACATGACCTACCTAAGGCTGCCTGGCCAGAAGTCTCCCCTGAGGATAccaagtcactttctctctcagAAGAGAGTCCTAGCAAGGAGACCTCTCTAGATATCTCCTCTAAGCAGCTGTCACCTGACAGTCTAGGTACTCTCCAGTTTGGGGATCTGAgccaagaaaaagaggagagagtgcTACCAGGTGAGCATGCCACTCATCACTTGGCCCCAGAATCCAACCTAGCCACAGGGCCTCCTCTCACAGAAACATCCCTAACACACACTGCTCAGACCCATTCCGTAGATGATAGTCCAATCCAAGAGACATCTGCCAGTCACTTCTCTCACACTGAGAGTGTGAGTCTGAGAGACTCATCTGAGACAAGTCTGAGAGACTTGAAGCTTTCTCCAGGAAAGACCCCAACCCTGGGTCAGGACAATCTGATCCTGGATAGCTCCCTCACTAAAGGCTCTAAGCTCTTTCAGAGTCCAACTGTAGAAGATATGGCCCCACAGTGGGAGGATGAGGCCCTAGAGCAGGATAAGAAGGCCTTAGAGCAGAAGAGAAAATCCCCAGAACCCAAGGATGAGGCTGGGGAGCTGTATGAGACCTTTGAAGAGAAGGGCAAGGCCCTAGAGAAAGATAAGGGCCTAGAAGAGAAAGGCAAGTACTTGGAGGAAAAGGATGGGGCCCTTttggaaaaaggaagggacttgGAGAAGGGCAAATCCTCAGTAGAGGACAAGGTCCTGGAGAAGAGCAGGGCCATGGAAGAGGATAAGGCCCAGGAGAAGGATAGGACCCTAGAGGAGACcctgaaagagaaggataaaGTCCAAGAAGGGGAGGACAAAGCCTTGGAGGTCTTAGAACAAAAGATCCCAATCTGGGAGGACAAAGCCCTAAAGCAGGAGGATAAATCATCGGACAAGGTCCTAGAGCAGGTCAAAATGCTGGAAGAAAATCAGATCCTAGGAAAAAAAGACAAGGCTCTAGAGCAAAAAGATAAGATCTCAGAAGACAAAACCCCAGAAAAGTGCAAGACCTCCATCTTGGAAGACAAGTCCCAAGAGCAGGAAGAGAAAAGTTGGAGGGAACGGGATAATGCGAGTGGAGAATGGCATGGCCCAGCCCCAGCCAGGGAGGCTCCTGTTGGAGAACAAAAAGAGACTACTCCACAGTGGGAAGACACAGCCCATGAGCGAGACAGGTACTGGCGAGAACCAGAAGATCGGGTAATGGAAGAGGAGACATACTGGAGGGAGTTGAGTTGTGAGAGAAAGGTCTGGTTCCCCCATGAACTGGACAGGGCCCCTGGCCAAGGGGCTAGACCACGTTATAGTGAGGAACGGGAGAGCACCTTCCTTGATGAGGGACCAGATGATGACCAAGAGGTGCTCCCTCTGGATCATACAACCAGGAGCCCTTGGATTCCAGATTATAAGAATTTCCAGGAGTCATCACCACAGGGTGAGCTGGAGATGGAGCGTTGGCTCTCAGAGTCCCCTACTGGCCTCCCATCAAAGGAGGACAGGGTAACTCGTTCTCCCTTTGAGATCATTTCCCCTCCGGCTTCCCCACCTGAGCTGGCTGGGCAGATGGGTTGCTCAGTTCTGGATCATGTTGCTGCTCCTTCAGTCCCAGGCCAAGAGACTCCTACTCTAGAACCCAAGCCCATGCCAACTACCCAGAAGGAGCCTACTACACCTTCATGGCTGGCTGAGATTCCCCCATGGGTCCCCAAAGAAAGACCACTTCCCCCAGCACCTCATTCTCCTGCTCCAGtaccccccacccctgccccagAGCCACTCCCTTCAGCCCCCTTCTCTTGGAGTATGGCTGAGTATGACAGTGTGGTGGCTGCGGTGCAGGAGGGTGCAGCCGAGTTGGAAGGAGGGCCATATTCACCCCTAGGAAAAGACTACCGAAAAgctgaaggagagggagagagtggaagGGAGACTGGGTCTTCTGACAGGGGTCCTCAAAGCTCAGAGGTCTCAGAGGCCAGGGAGTGCCCCACAGCTAAGGAGCCTGAACAGACAGAGCCAGAGCAAAGGGAGCCCACACCCTACCCTGAGGAGAGGAGCTTTCAGTATGCTGACATCTATGAGCAGGTGCTTCTGTCTGGCTTCAGTTCTGCTTGTCCAACCAGGGAGCCCCCACTGGGTGCAGTGGGAGACTGGCCCTCTAGAATCTCAGCCAAGGAAGAGGCAGCTGGCCGGCACACCTCTACAGAAAAGGAGCTGTCATCTCCAGCCTCCCCTAAGGACAGGAGTACTGACATAGCTTTCCACTACGCAACATTTCCTGGACAGGGGGCACTGAGGCAGGAACTTGAGCAAGAGCAGGGTCCGGAGCCTAGTCCCATCCCTCCAGCTGTGCCTCCCCGTGCTGCTGCTCCAAGTAAAGCTCTTACCCCCCCTCTGGATGGAAATATCCTGAGCTGCAGGCCCGAAGAAGTAACCCTGTCCGCAAAGGAGTTAAGTAGAGGGCAGGCAGAGAGATGGAATGAACATGCCAGTGActctgagctggagaagggagcTCGAGAGCCATCAGAGAAGGAAGGCTGGCCCCTAAGTTCCCCATCCCCTATCTCTGCTGAATCTTCTGTATCCAAGGCTGGCTCTGAGGCACCTCCCAGTACTTCTACTGGCTCACCCCCTGCCCCGGCTCGGCCTAGCCTGGACTTTCCTGCCTCAGCCTTTGGTTTCTCTTCATTGCAGCCAACTGCCCCACAGTTGCCCTCCCCAGCTGAGCCTCGATCTGCACCCTGTGGCTCCCTTGCCTTCTCAGGGGATCGGGCACTAGCTCTGACCCCGGGACCCCCAACAAGGGCACGGCATGATGAGTACCTAGAGGTGACCAAGGCACCTAGCCTAGACTCCTCACTACCCCAGCTTCCATCCCCCACCTCTCCTGGGGCTCCCCTCCTGTCCAATTTGCCCCGGCCTGCCTCCCCAGCCCTTTCGGAGGGCTCCTCATCTGAGGCTACTACTCCTGTCATCACCAGTGTGGCTGAGGGCTTCCCCCTAAGCCTGGCCTCTGAGGAGATGGAAacagaagcagaaccaggaggcaGAAGTCTCTGGGACTTGACTGCCTTGAGCCCAGCCCCTCCTGCCACACTGagccctgcccctgcccctgcccctacCTTGTCTGGGGACATGGATGATGGTACCCTACCCTGTCGCCTGGAGTGTTCTGGAGCAGTTACCAAGGCACTGGGATCCTGTTCAACCCCATCCAGGGATTGTGCAGCGAATGGCCCTACTGAGGCCAGCCCCAGTCCCCCAGGGCTCCCCTTAGCCAAAGAAGTTGAAGAGAAAGCTGAGCTTCGCCCAGACTGGGAATGTGGAGCCTGGCCTGAAGGAGCGGAGAAGTGCACCCGACCAGCCACACTGTTATCTCCAGAACGGCCCTTGTGTCCAGGGGGATCAACGAGGAGCAGGCCCAGCAGTGCCTCCCCTGAGCCAGAATCTGGGCCTCAAGGATGTGCTGCTGAGTCTTGGCCCTGCAGTGGAGAGCTGTCCCCATCTTTTCTCAACCCTTCTCTGCCCAGGTCCGTTGATGACAGCGATCTTTCCACAGAAGAGGCACGGTTAGTTGGGAGAGGGGGCCGGCGCAGGGTTGGGGGGCCAGGAGGCATTGGGGGACCAGGCCCTGTGGCTGATGAGACACCTCCCACTTCTGCCAGTGACTCGGGCTCCTCACAGTCAGACTCCGATGTCCCCCCAGAGACGGAGGAGTGTCCCTCCATCACAGCTGAGGCAGCACTGGACTCAGACGAAGATGGTGATTTCCTTCCCGTGGACAAAGCTGGGGGGGTCAGTGGGGCACACCATCCCCGGCCTGCCCATGACCCACCCCCAGTTCCCCAACCTGACCCACACCCACCCCCTCCACGCCCTGATGTGTGCATGGCTGACCCTGAGGGGCTAAGTACAGAGACTGGGAGGGCTGAAAGGCTccgggagaaagaaaaagagaaggggcgGAGTGGGCGAAGGGCCCTAGGCAAGGCCAAGCCAGCCTCCCCTGCCAGGCGTCTGGATCTTCGGGGCAAGCGCTCTCCCACTCCAGGGAAAGGCCCCACGGAACGCACCTCCCGAGTCCCACCTCGGTCCCGTACCACTGCAGGCCAGGCAGCACTTTCTGAGGATAAGGATGGACACAGCATTCTGACCAAGGGCATGGTCAATGGGCTCAAGACTGGTTCAA CTGCCATGAGTCAGAAGGGTGGCTCTGGCCCTCCAGTGTATGTGGACCTTGCTTATATCCCTAATCACTGCAGTGGCAAAACCGCTGACCTTGACTTCTTCCGCCGAGTGCGGGCCGCTTACTATGTGGTCAGTGGGAATGACCCCGCTAATGGAGAGCCAAGCAGAGCTGTCCTGGATGCACTGTTGGAGGGCAAGGCACAGTGGGGAGAGAATCTGCAG GTAACTCTGATCCCTACCCATGACACAGAAGTGACCCGTGAATGGTACCAGCAGACACATGAGCAACAACAACAGCTGAATGTCCTCGTTCTGGCCAGCAGCAGCACTGTGGTCATGCAGGATGAGTCCTTCCCGGCCTGCAAAATCGAATTTTGA